A segment of the Acidobacteriota bacterium genome:
ACAGCCAGAGGGGATTCTCTCGCTGAAACCAACCGTGGTGATGGTTTCTTCCGAAGCCGGTCCAGTCGAAACGTTTGAGCAAATTCGGCGCGCTGGAGTTCCGGTTTTTGTTATTCCATCGGACTACAGCGCGGAAGGTGTCAAAAACAAAATTCGCCAGATTGGTCAACTTCTCGACAAAAAAGCCGCCACCGAAGCACTGATTTCCCGGCTGGATCAGGAATTCTCCGCCGTGGTCAGCCTTGCCAGTCAAAGTTCCAGCCACCCGAAAGTTCTTTTTTTCTATTCACGTGGCCAGGGAGCCCAGATGATTGCCGGAACCGAAACCCCGGCGGATGCGATGATTCGCCTGGCTGGCGCCGAGAACGCGGTCAAGACATTCACCGGGTATAAACCAATGACTCCCGAAGCAACGGTTGCGGCCAACCCGGATGTGATTTTAGTCCCCGCCAAAACGCTGGAATTGATGGGTGGCGTCGAGGCGCTGATTCAGCTTCCTGGAATTGAACAAACCGAGGCCGGAAAACACCGTCGGGTGGTGGCCGTTGATGACGCTGAGTTGCTGGGATTCGGCCCCCGAACGGCTGGCGCGCTCAACCGGCTGGTGAAAGAATTTCATCCTGAATCAGGGAAACAGCCATGAGTGCTCAGGATGTTGGGCTCAGAATTCGAAAAAATGACCGGTTTCCATACTGGCCGGTCATTGGTGGACTGGTATGCTTGCTGGTACTCGTTGGGTTTGCGGCACTTGGCGCGGGGGCGGTCCATCTTTCGTGGACGCAAATCATTGATGTTTTCGCAAAATACCTTGGGCTCGCCGGCGGCGAATTGAGTCTTTCACGCCAGGAAGAAATCGTGCTGGTTTCAATCCGACTGCCGCGAATTGTGGTCGCGATGGTGATTGGCGCCGCTCTGGCACTCGCAGGTGTTGCCACCCAGGGGCTGTTTCGAAACCCGCTGGCAGATCCGGGCTTAATCGGCGTTTCCAGTGGGTCTGCCCTTGGCGCCGTGGTGGCCATTGTGGCGCATACCAAAGTCCGCATGTTCCTGCCGGAGATTTCAGGTATCGGCCTGCCGATGCTGACCGCTTTTATCGGCGGATTGCTCGTTTCGATCATTGTCCATCAGGGAAGCATTCGCCAAAACCAGCCGTCAATGTCCCGAATGCTCCTGGTCGGCATTGCGGTCAATGCCCTGTGCTCGGCTATTACCGGATGGCTCACCTTTCAAGCCAGCGAAGCCCAGTTGCGGTCAATCACTTTCTGGAGTTTGGGGAGTCTGGCCAATTTAAACTGGAACATCACGCTGATTTTACTGGCTGTGTCACTTCCGGCAGCCGTGATGGTCGTTCGGTGCGCCCAGCCTTTAAATGTGCTGCTGCTCGGGGAAGCCGAAGCCCATCACCTCGGAATCAACGTCCGGTATATAAAACAAACCGTCGTGATGGCAACGGCGCTTCTGGTCGGTTCAAGCGTTGCTGCCGTCGGGATGATTGCCTTTGTCGGACTGGTGGTTCCGCATCTCGGTCGGCTTCTGGTTGGACCGCACCACCGGATTTTATTTCCCGTGGCGGCCTTGATTGGTGCGGTTTTGCTCCCAGCCGCTGATATTCTGGCCCGGACGGTCATTGCACCGGCTGAACTTCCGATTGGAATCGTGACCGCCGTGATGGGAGCGCCGTTTTTTCTGTGGTTGATTTGGAAAAATGATCGCGGATTGTGAAGTTTGGGGTTCCGGGTTCCGGGTTCCGGGTCTTCGAAGAAATTGTTTTTATGTCCTTTATGTCCCTTTTGTCCTTTACGTCCTTTTCTCGAAAACCCCGAACCCCGAACCCCGAACCCCGAACCCCGAACCCCGGAAGCGGAAAGGTCACTATGCTATTACAGGTTGATTCCGTCAGTTATCAGGTCAATGGCATATCAATCCTCAAAGATATTTCCTTGCGCGTGGAGGCCGGGCAGTTGCTTGCCGTGATTGGTCCAAATGGCGCCGGGAAATCCACACTGTTTCGTCTGGTGTGCGGAGACATCGAGCCAAATCAGGGACTCATTCACATTGGCGGGAAATTGCTTGACGAGTGGACACCCGGTGCTCTGGCCAAAATCAGAGCTGTCCTGCGCCAGCAAACTATTCTGCAATTCCCGTTTACCGTTGAGGAAGTCATTTCGCTCGGATTGTCGCCGTATCATCACGAACTGACCCACGCCGACAAACAATCCATCATTGAAAATATGATTGAGCTGGCTGAAATCAGTCATTTGCGGCATCGGAGCTACACGACACTCTCCGGCGGAGAACAGCAGCGAACCCATTTCGCCCGCGTTCTGGCACAACTCTGGCCAGCTATCGGCACCGTACCGGTGTTGCTGCTGCTCGACGAACCGACCGCCAGCCTCGATTTGCAGCATCAACATCACGTGCTTTCGATTGCCCGCCAATTGACCCGGCTTGGGGTTGCGGTGGTGGTTGTCGTTCACGATCTCAATCTGGCGGCACAGTATGCCGACCATATTGTTTTATTTCAAAAAGGAGCGGTGGTGGCTGCCGGGACACCCGGTGAAGTCTTGACGAAGCCCACGCTTGAGCGCACGTTTGGAGTTACAGTCGAAGTCACATCTCATCCGACTCGCAATTCGCCACTCATTGTGCCAACCGGTGCTGACCGACAACCGCTTCAGGTTCAACCGCTTTCTGAAAAATTTGTCAAAGGAGTTCGATATGAGTGTTTCAATGGTATCGCAGCCGACTGATCTCAAAGAACGGTGGGCGGAGTTTCGCAAAAATAATCCCAAGGTTCGGATCCGCGATGCGGCGGAACAACTTGGCGTCAGTGAAGCCCAACTGGTGGCCACCGGCTGCGGTGAAACCGCAACCCGCCTCGAAGGCACCTGGAGTGAAATCCTGGATGCCGTCTCACCCATTGGCCGGGTGATGGCTCTGACCCGCAATGAACACGCGGTCCACGAGAAAAAAGGGCTTTACCAGGGCCTGGAAACCACCGGGCAGGTCGGGTTGGTTCATACCGAAGGCATTGACCTGCGAATCTTTTTTTCACGCTGGAAGCTGGGATTTGTTGTTTCGGAAGATTCCGGACAGGCATTTATGCGCCACAGCCTTCAGTTTTTTGATCAAGCTGGAACGGCGCTTCACAAAATTTTCCTGCAGCCGGAGTCAAACTTCGCGGCGCTTGATGAATTAGTGAAACGGTTTCGGTCTGAAGACCAGTCGCCGGTGCAGGTTGTTGAACCGGAAACCACATCCAAAACCATTCGTCCAGACGCTGACATTGATGTCAGGGGACTGCAAGAAGCCTGGTACACCTTAAAAGACACCCACGATTTCTTTGGCATGCTCCGCGCGTTTGAAGTCGAACGAACCCAGGCGTTCCGACTTGTCGCGGCTGATCTGGCCAGACCGGTTTCGACCCAGAGTGCCCGCCAGGCATTGACGCTGGCTTCAGAGCGAGAAGTCTCAATTATGGTATTTGTCGGAAATCCGGGAATTATCCAGATTCACACAGGACAGGTTTCCAAAATTGTGCCCTATGGCGACTGGATCAATGTCATGGATCCAGATTTCAACCTGCACCTGCGCGAAACCGGGATCGCCAGCGCGTGGATTGTTCGCAAACCCACGCTCGATGGAGACGTGACCTCACTTGAACTTTTTGACCAGGACGGCAACAACATCGCGTTGTTCTTTGGCGAGCGAAAACCCGGCAAGCCGGAATTACAATCGTGGCGCAACCTGCTTGCCGACATAAAATAGCGGCAATGGGCCGTCTGGAGTTTTACCGTTCTAAAAATTTTGGTTGACAAAATCTGGTAACGTATCTACCTTAGTTAACACTGTTACCTAAGGTAGATACGTTATGAATGAAAGCATCTCCCCTCGAAAATTGACTCGCCAGGATCGTGTCCGCCAGGCCAGCCAGCACCGACGCGAACAACAACGCGATCAGATTCATCACCTGATTCTTTCGACGGCGGCTGAACTCTTTCTGGCCAGTGGCTATGAAGGATTTTCGCTTCGCAAAGTCGCCGAACAGATTGGATACACCCCAACCACAATTTATCGCTATTTTGACGACAAAGACGATTTGTTGCTGGCCATTGTCCTGGAAGGCTTTCAACAGTTTGAAGCCGCGCTCAAATCAGCCAGTGACGCCCAACCTGACCCATTGCTGCGGTTGATTGACCTTGGTCGCGCCTACGTTCAGTTTGGGCTGGCCCACCCGCTCCATTATCAATTGATGTTTATGCAGCGGGCCGATTTGTTGTTTCGGAAACGCGTTGATGAAGCGGCCCCGCCTGGAAATTCATTTCTGGTGCTCCAGAACGCCGTCCAGGCAGCACTGGATGCGGGTGTTATCAAACCCGGAGACGTCAGAATTTACAGTTATCTTTTATGGACCACTGTTCACGGTATCGTCGCGCTGGCGGTAACCGAGCACCATTATGACACCAGTTTTGCCAACGAACTGACTGAAACCTCACTCCATGCCGTGATTGAAGGAATTCGTTTGGTTCATAGTCAGTAGTCAGTAGTTGATGAGTCAGTAGTCAGTAGTCAGTAGTCAGTAGTTGATGAGTCAGTAGTCAGTAGACAAAACCCGGATCGTTGAATCCGTCGAATTCTTGAAAAGAATTGTTCCTAAGTAACTCAAATAGAACAAAATATACTTGACAGATAATTCAGAAACCCAACACTTGACTACTGACTACTGACTACTGACTACTGACTACTGACTACTGACTACTGACTACTGACTACTGACTACTGACTACTGACTATAGATTTTTTGCTATTTAGTTAACGGTGTTATTTTAAATAGATCTGTTTAATTTCAGGAGCCAAATTTCGTATGGAACAACTTTTCGCCTTGAGCGGATACACGGTGTTGCCCTTCTGGGCGTTGATGATGTTTCTCCCGAAGTGGAAATTCACCGAACGCGTGATGCAATCCCCACTGGTGGCCGCTTTACCGGCTGTGATGTACCTGGTCTTGATTGCTCCCAAAATACCAGTTGTTTTTCCGATTGTGGCTCAACCCACCTTGAAATCGGTGATGCTGTTGCTTGGGTCTGAAGGAGGCGCAACGGTTGGCTGGATTCACTACCTGGCGTTTGACCTGCTGGTTGGTCGGTGGATTTATCTGGATAGCCGCAATCGCAAGCTCTCCCCATTTTTGATCTCGCCCATCCTCTTTTTTACCTTGATGTTTGGTCCGATTGGCTTTGTCGCCTATCTGGTCACGATTGCCATCCATAACCGGCTGGCCCCTGAATTTCAAACCCAACCGTTTGGCGCTCATTGAAACGAAAGGTGTTTGACTATGTTAAACCAATTGAAATCAGATAGTTCAGTTATGAAATCATCCTCCGGTTTATCGTTTTCAGAATCAAGTTTGACTTCCTCCTTGGGATCAGGAGTTCAACCTATGATTGAGACTCTGTTCTCGATTGCTCAGCGCAGCCCGGTCCTCTTTTATTCAGCGGTTGGGTATTTCGTGCTGGCTGTCATTTTTCTTGGATTGATGCCGTTTGAAACCCGGCACGTCATGGGGATTAATGCCTGGATCAAACCTTTGAAATTTGCGATTTCCATCGGAATTTTTTTGGCCACGCTGGCATGGCTGCTCCCATACTTTCGATTTTCCGCCCAGGCTGAAAGCCGGTATGTTTGGATAACGTGGGGCTTGTTTGCGCTTGAAACGGTGATTCTTACGGTTCAGGCGGGGCGCGGCGTGCAATCTCATTTCAATATTACTTCGCCAGTGAATGCACTGCTGTTCAACGTGATGGGAATCGCCATTACCATCAACACCATTCTGGTCGGATACCTGGCCTGGAAAGCTTTTCAGGACAACCTGAGTCTTCCTGCCGGTTTTTTGTGGGGATTGCGATTGGGCCTGCTACTGTTTGTCGTTGCCAGCCTCGAAGGATTTGTGATGGCCAGCCAGCTTGCCCACAGCGTCGGCGTGCCTGACGGTGGACCGGGCCTTCCACTGGTGAACTGGAGCACCCGTGGCGGAGACCTCCGAATTGCCCATTTCATTGGCCTTCACGGCTTACAGGCGCTTCCACTCATCGGAATTCTATTTGACAGGTTCTTTCCAAATTCAAGTTCCCGTCTGGCCGGAAAATTGACGATTCTAGCAAGTTTTGGGTACTGGGCTGTGGCGTTGGGACTGTTTGCCCTGGCCATGTTTGGCATTCCACTCATTCGCCGGTGATGAGGAAAGGGCTGAAAAAAACAGGGCAATCGAAGGGATGAGGAATGAAGGATGAGGGATGAAATAAAACCAATTCTTCAGCCCAATGTCTTCAGCCCCAGGCCCTGAGCCCTGGTTTTTTCAGCCCAGGTTCCGTTCAAAAAACCGGCTCAGCGGATCAGGTTTGTACTCACGGAAAGGCTCGATCTCGCGGTAGCCGTTTTTTACATAGAGGCTAATCGCTTCAGGTTGATGAATACCCGTTTCAAGCTGCAGGGTGTGAATGCCTGCTTCACGAGCCGTTTCCTCAATCGCAGCCAGAAGTTTTTTCCCAAGCCCCAAACCACGCTGGGTTGGATCAACATACATTCGCTTCACCTCGCCAAAGCCTGGCGCCGTCCGCAACAACGCCCCACACCCAACCGCTTTTCCGTCATATCTTGCCACCAAAAGCGTCACCGCCGGATCATTTAAGGCGGAAATTGAAAGAAGGTGGTTGCTCTCAGCCGGGTATAAAGCTGTGAGATATTGGTCAAGTTCTCGAATCAGCCTGATGACTTCGGGAGAGGTGGCTGATTCAACAGCAATGGATAGTTCGAAAGCTGGCATAAGATGTGGTTTGTCAAATTTGGTGAAATCAATCTCACTCAACGCAGCTCGGAGTTCTTCAAAAGTCCTGAAGTTCCGAATCTGGTCAGGTGAAAAAATGAGTTGAAGGTGGCCACTCTCAGGTTTAAACAAAATTGCTGGATACACAATTGACTGCCGATAGGCTGATTCAAACTCATCTTTGTGAAGGATTTCAAGCCTGAATGGACTGGTCTTGAGAAATTCTTGAAACGCCTGGGTGGGGCCAAAATGATGATGGGTTAATGCGCACAAATGACGGGGGTAGGTCGCATAAGCGCCAGGATAAGAAAGCCCGTGCCCTTTCCGTTGGTATTGAATGACGTTCTTGTCGGGCTTGGGTCTCGTCCTGGCCGTGACCGTGGGCTTCGCACCACGGCTATTACACGACGACCCTACGGGCCTGAAATCCTTATCCTGGCGCTTATGGGGGTAGGTCACGGGAGACAAGACCTCCCATACATCCTGTCACTCTGTCACCTTGTCACCCTGTCAGCAAGACTGGCCAGCCCGCCGACGGTTTCAATCGCACGTTGGGTTGTTTCCGACCATCGCTGACCAAAACTGAGCCGAACACAATTCTGATATTTTTTTGATGGGGAAAACATCACCCCTGGCGCAAGGCTGATTTTGTATTCCAGGGCACGATAGTGAAGTTCAAGCGTATCAATACTTTCTGGAAATTCCACCCACAGGACAAACCCACCGTTCGGACGGGTTACTTTTGTTCCAGGTGGGAAGGACTGGTGAATCGCCTGCCTGGCCGCATACAGATGCGAGGCAAAATGTAGTCGTAACTGGCGCAAATAGCGTTCATAGCCGCCATTCTTCAAAAATTCGGCCACCACCATCTGTGGAAGCGTCGCCGTGGCAATGGTGTTCATTCCTTTGAGGCGCTCGACCTGGGCCCGGAATCTCCCTGGTGCCGTCCAGCCGATTCGATATCCTGGGGCCAGGGTTTTGGAAAATGACGCGCAGAGCAAAACCAATCCTTCTTGATCAAACGCTTTGCACGTTTTGGGACGTGTGGTGCCAAAGTTCAAGTCGCCGTAAATGTCATCTTCAATCAATGGAACACGGCGTTTGGCCAGCATTTCAACCAGCCGTTGTTTTTTGGCATCCGGCATACAGCTTCCCAGTGGATTATTGAAATTGGACATCACCAGACATGCGGCAATGGATTGCGACTCAAGGACTGTTTCAAGTGCATCCAGGCAAATCCCGTCAGTTGGGCTAGTTGGAATTTCAAGTGCGCGCATGCCAAGATTTTCAATCACTTGCAAAACACCGTAATAGGTCGGGGATTCAATCGCAATCGTGTCGCCGGCTTTGGCAACCGCTCGCAGACAGAGGTTTAAAGCTTCGATACATCCGTTGGTGACAACGATATCGTCGGCTGACAGATTGCCACCCCAGGTCAGTGACCGGAGGGCAATTTGCCGCCGGAGTTCAGCGTTTCCGGCAATCAATTCATATTCAATCGTGCGTTTCGGCGACCGACGAACTACATCCATCAGGGTTCGATTCAGCCGATTGACCGGCAGCAGATCGGAACTTGGGCTGGCGGCACCGAGTTGAACCAGATCCGGTCGGCGCATGGCCGCCAAAATTGACCCCACCAGATCATCTACGTTGACCGATGTTGCTACCGCTGATGGGCTGGTCCGATTGGGCGTAGGTGGCGATCCCTTTGAAAGCATCCGGACATAAAATCCGGACCGGGGTCGTGATTCGATCAATCCTTTGTTTTCCAAAAGGAAATATGCCTGGAACGCAGTTGCCATACTGACCCGGTGCATTTGCGAGACTTTGCGAACCGATGGAACGCGCTCTCCGGGGCGCAATACACCGTCTTCGATCAGGCGCTCAATTTTTCCAGCGACCTGTTCATATAAATGGGCCTGGGTCTGCAGTGTCAGAGATTCCATGGCAAGTGTCCTTTTGCAACCAAATGTAAAAGCGGCGTCAAGCCGCAGCACTCCATATATCGTAGCCTAAAACTGATCTGGTGGAAAGATGGCAAAACTGAATCTGTTCTGGTCGCTTCAACTACGGTAGAGTTTCGACAGTTCACAAGTGAAAGTTGAAAAACCATGCGAAAAGACACCATGTCATTTGCCGTTGGGCATCCGTTACCGCCAGTGTGGATGCTGGTGGCTGCCTTTGCAGCCGTGTACATCATCTGGGGGTCAACCTTCCTGGCCATCTTATTTGGGCTGGAAACAATTCCTCCGTTTTTGATGGCCGGAACCCGATTTCTGGTGGCGGGCGGCCTGCTGTTTGGTTGGGCGCAACTCAACGGCGCTGGCTGGCCAACCCTGGCCCAATGGCGAAGCGCGGCGGTGCTCGGCGCCGCCATGTTACTAATCGGGAATGGTGCCGTGGTCTGGTCGGAACAGCGTATTCCAACTGGAATCACCGCCTTGCTCATTACCACTGAGCCATTGTGGATCGTGCTGCTCGAATGGGTGATGGAAAAGCAGCGCCCGACGGCCCTGACCTGGGGCGGCCTGGTGCTGGGCACGGTTGGGACAATTGTTCTGATTGGGCCGGGTGTGTTTCAGGGTATGTCAGACGTTGATCTGCTGGGCGCCGCCGCAGTGACCATCGGGGCGCTTTCCTGGGCTGCCGGCTCACTCTATTCGGCACGGGCTGAGATGCCAGCCTCACCAACCTTGAGCACCGGGATTCAAATGCTGGCGGGTGGGGTGTTTCTGTCAATCTTCAGCCTGATGATGGGCGAATGGACTCATTTTGAAGTTGCCAAAGTTTCGCTCAAGTCAGTGCTGGCACTTGGGTATCTGGCGGTGTTTGGCTCCATCATTGCTTACACGGCTTATGTCTGGCTGACCCGAGTCGCACCACCAAGCCGCGTAGCCACCTATGCTTATGTCAACCCGATTATTGCTGTTTTACTCGGATGGGCGGTGTTAAACGAACATATTTCATTTCGAACCATGTGTGCGGCGGCCATGATGATTACCGCCGTGGTGTTGATTACTCTCGGCAAACGAACAGTAGCGAAGCAGAAAATAATTGAAGAGACGACCGTGGATGAAAAATCACTGCCGGAAGCTGCCGTGTAACCAAAGCGGCGTCAAGTGGGCCGCACTCCAAACTGAGGAAATGTATGAAACTCAAAATGTTCCAGGTTGATGCGTTTACAAATCGGTTGTTTGGCGGGAATCCAGCCGCCGTGGTGCCGCTTGAAGACTGGCTGAGCGAGGCCACCATGCAGGCCATTGCGGCTGAAAATAACCTTTCGGAAACCGCCTTTATCGTGCCCGAAGGCAACGATTTCGGGTTGCGCTGGTTTACCCCAGCCGTTGAGGTTGATTTGTGCGGTCACGCCACGCTGGCCACCGCGCATGTGATTTTTACCGAGCTTGATCCGAGTCGCGAAGTCGTTCACTTCCATACGCGAAGCGGAAGGCTGACCGTGACACGTGACAGTGACCGGTTGAGTATGGATTTTCCATCACGAAAACCAGTCCCGGTCGAAGCCCCGCCCTCGCTGATTTCAGCCCTCGGTGCGCAACCAGCCGCGGTTTTAAAATCCCGTGATTTTTTTGTGGTATTTGAAACCGAAGCCGAAGTTCGTGCCCTCACGCCTGATTTCCCTGCCCTTGGGCGGCTTGATACGCTCGGCATTATCGTCACCGCCAAAGGTGATACCGTTGATTTTGTCTCGCGCTTTTTTGCCCCCTATGCTGGCATCAACGAAGACCCGGTCACGGGTTCGGCTCACTGCACATTGATCCCCTACTGGTCAGAACGACTTGGGAAAACCAGTCTCCATGCCCTGCAGGTTTCCCGCCGGGGTGGCGAATTATTTGTGGAAGACCGTGGCGAACGGGTCAAAATTTCAGGAAATGCGGTGACGTTCCTGCGCGGTGAAATCGAATTTTGAGATATCCCACAAAGGATAAACTGATGGTAAAGGATTCATATGTGGACACATTTGCTCGTGATTGGATTGATTCTTGGAACCAACATGACCTTGATCGGATCTTGACGCACTACACTGAAGATGTGGAGTTTTTTTCGCCCAAGATTGTCAAAATCTGGGGTGACCCGTCAGGCCGAATTGTTGGAAAATCAACCTTGCGGAACTATTTTGCAAAAGGATTGGCCGCACAGCCAAACCTCAAATTTGAACTCGTTCAGGTCTTTGTCGGCATCAACACGGTGACGCTGCTTTATGTCAACGCGGCTCAGATTTCTGTGGCTGAAACCATGGAACTCGACGAAACCGGGAAAGCCCGCCGGGTTACTGTTTGCTATCAAAATGAAGAATGATTGGTCAGTACCACCTGCTCACGCGGGTGGTACTGACCAATTTCCCGCCTGCGTCCTTTTCTGGACAAATTTTTCGATTCTTGCCAAATTACCCGCCACCATTTTTACAATTCACGTCACCCTGGAGACTTTTAATCCTGGAAAGTACCCTTCGCGGACGTCTTTCCCAGGATGATTGCGGTTTCACTTTACTGCGCGGAAGTGTGTGCCGTTCAATCAAGTTTGAGCTGTCAATCAGATTGACCACCAGCTTTGACTTTGTTGAATCTCAGATCTGTAACCAATTCATCAGTCACAAGTTGTGTCAACTTGACCGGTTCAATGCTTTATTTTCTCAGGGGACTTACCTTTTTTCGACATGATTTTTTTCTTGTCCAAAGGAGACTTCAGCAATGAACGAACAACAGTCCCGTTTAATCAATTCAGAAGTATCAGCCGTGTGGGATCTCAATCGTGAAGAATGGGATACCGTTGCCAGACAGTGCAAGCCAGTGTTTCTTTCAGGAATCGAAATTGCCGTGACCTCTGGTTTTTTTGCGACCGTAGTGCTGATTTTTGTTGGCATTGTGGTCGTCTTGCTGTACTTGATTGGCGTCAATACACCTGGAATTGGATTCACACTTGGCGCGGGGGCGGCAGTTTGGGTCGGTACTTTTTTGGTCACCGGTCTGATTATTTGGGCGGTTGACTTTTTTGAGAACCTGTTTGCTATTCGTCCAAAGGTTGGTGAACCACCGCATTGTGTGGTCTCAACCGAAGGGTTGATGGTGGGCAATCGGTTTTATTTTTGGAATAAGCGCGAAGACCGTCGCTGGCATCCGTACGCCTTCCACCATGCCTTCGCCATGTTTGACCCAACCAGCCAAGAGACTGGAGTGAGCGCGCTCCAGGTTTGGGTAACCCACTGGTTTGGCCTCAAACGGATGGTGGTTCCAGTTCCCAGAGACCGGCATCGTGAAGCCACACGCCTTATTTCCAACCTCAATAAGTACATCAAACACGCCCCAACTGAAACCATATCTTTCTCAATCCCCCAGCCATCCAACTCAGGAAAACACACTGCCTGACAGGCGATTTGGAAATTTGGCACGGTCTGCCGCACAGCGGGCGGATAGCCTGGAACCCAGGTGGTACAGGCAATTCACCCGCTTTTCTGTTTGAACACCAACCGCTCGTCGTTCCCATTCCGTCATTCGGCATTTGGAACCGGTCACTCAACCCAAAGCCTGCTCCTTGCCGGCCAGACCGGCGTACTGTACGACTGCAAGCTTAACCAGGAACAAGGCTTGCCGTCGAAAAACCTCGTAAGAAAAACAGTAAAGGAGCATCGTATGACCAACCAAACTTCACCTTCCACCACCTTGTTTACCCGTTTGTCCTGGCTTCAAAAAACAGCCGTAGCCACACTCATCATTGGATGTTTGAGCTTTGGGGCCCTGGTGGCTGATGCCTACGCCCAGCCGGAACGCGCCAGAGAACGCCGAGAACGTGTGTTGCAGGGATTTGACCCGCAAGTTTTGATGAACGTTTTAAAGATTCGACAGGAAGTCGAGACCATTCGAACTGAAGTCAACCTGACCGATGACCAGAAGGCTCAGGTTCGCGCGATAGTTGAGGCAACCGCCCCCGAGGCCAAAGCCCTTCGGGAATCATTGCGGAGTTCCCGCGAAGCGGTCAAAACCCAGCTTGTGACAAACCCCAGTGACACTGCGGCGCTGGATGCACTGGCCAAAAATATCGCCGCCACGGAATCAGACCTGGTGCAGTTGCGGGTCTCCACGATGGGAAAAATTGCATCTGTCTTGAGCACCGAGCAACGTCAGACGATTGCCAAAGGCGCCACCGAAATCCGCTCGCTGGCTGACGAAATCAAAACAACGGTGCGGAAAAACCACCCGGAACTTCCCCTGGATTTGTTTTAGCGAACGCGAAGGAGCGAAAAATTCAGTTTTTCCTTCGGTTTGATCGCTTTCCCTCTCCACCAAACCTTTTCAAACGGAAACCAGTCCACGCTGCCAGAGAATCGAGAAACTGGCTATACTGCGCCATTGATGCTTTCTCCAGCGTGGTTTTCCTTTGCCAGCCGGATTCCCGCCGGTTGGCAATTTCCGTTTTGCAAAAGCAGGGTGGTTGATGTTTGCTGAAATGTCATTTTTATTCTTGAGCATCGGTGTGTTGCTTTCAGCCACTTTGTTATGCGGCATGGCGGCGATTTTGGCTCGTGGGGAGCCATCAACCTCGCCTTCGAGCCGAATTCTTCCCTGGTTGCTGGGCCTGGGAACGGCCTGGTATCTGACCATGGCGGGCCAATATGCCATTTATCCGGTTCTGGAT
Coding sequences within it:
- a CDS encoding PLP-dependent aminotransferase family protein: MESLTLQTQAHLYEQVAGKIERLIEDGVLRPGERVPSVRKVSQMHRVSMATAFQAYFLLENKGLIESRPRSGFYVRMLSKGSPPTPNRTSPSAVATSVNVDDLVGSILAAMRRPDLVQLGAASPSSDLLPVNRLNRTLMDVVRRSPKRTIEYELIAGNAELRRQIALRSLTWGGNLSADDIVVTNGCIEALNLCLRAVAKAGDTIAIESPTYYGVLQVIENLGMRALEIPTSPTDGICLDALETVLESQSIAACLVMSNFNNPLGSCMPDAKKQRLVEMLAKRRVPLIEDDIYGDLNFGTTRPKTCKAFDQEGLVLLCASFSKTLAPGYRIGWTAPGRFRAQVERLKGMNTIATATLPQMVVAEFLKNGGYERYLRQLRLHFASHLYAARQAIHQSFPPGTKVTRPNGGFVLWVEFPESIDTLELHYRALEYKISLAPGVMFSPSKKYQNCVRLSFGQRWSETTQRAIETVGGLASLADRVTR
- a CDS encoding EamA family transporter, whose amino-acid sequence is MRKDTMSFAVGHPLPPVWMLVAAFAAVYIIWGSTFLAILFGLETIPPFLMAGTRFLVAGGLLFGWAQLNGAGWPTLAQWRSAAVLGAAMLLIGNGAVVWSEQRIPTGITALLITTEPLWIVLLEWVMEKQRPTALTWGGLVLGTVGTIVLIGPGVFQGMSDVDLLGAAAVTIGALSWAAGSLYSARAEMPASPTLSTGIQMLAGGVFLSIFSLMMGEWTHFEVAKVSLKSVLALGYLAVFGSIIAYTAYVWLTRVAPPSRVATYAYVNPIIAVLLGWAVLNEHISFRTMCAAAMMITAVVLITLGKRTVAKQKIIEETTVDEKSLPEAAV
- a CDS encoding PhzF family phenazine biosynthesis protein, whose product is MKLKMFQVDAFTNRLFGGNPAAVVPLEDWLSEATMQAIAAENNLSETAFIVPEGNDFGLRWFTPAVEVDLCGHATLATAHVIFTELDPSREVVHFHTRSGRLTVTRDSDRLSMDFPSRKPVPVEAPPSLISALGAQPAAVLKSRDFFVVFETEAEVRALTPDFPALGRLDTLGIIVTAKGDTVDFVSRFFAPYAGINEDPVTGSAHCTLIPYWSERLGKTSLHALQVSRRGGELFVEDRGERVKISGNAVTFLRGEIEF
- a CDS encoding nuclear transport factor 2 family protein — its product is MVKDSYVDTFARDWIDSWNQHDLDRILTHYTEDVEFFSPKIVKIWGDPSGRIVGKSTLRNYFAKGLAAQPNLKFELVQVFVGINTVTLLYVNAAQISVAETMELDETGKARRVTVCYQNEE
- a CDS encoding Spy/CpxP family protein refolding chaperone; the protein is MTNQTSPSTTLFTRLSWLQKTAVATLIIGCLSFGALVADAYAQPERARERRERVLQGFDPQVLMNVLKIRQEVETIRTEVNLTDDQKAQVRAIVEATAPEAKALRESLRSSREAVKTQLVTNPSDTAALDALAKNIAATESDLVQLRVSTMGKIASVLSTEQRQTIAKGATEIRSLADEIKTTVRKNHPELPLDLF